A single region of the Silene latifolia isolate original U9 population chromosome 8, ASM4854445v1, whole genome shotgun sequence genome encodes:
- the LOC141595200 gene encoding uncharacterized protein LOC141595200 has translation MKIVSWNIRGFNCPIKHSEVRDYLKDNNIDILALLETRVKVNKAFKIRTKFQNWSIMSNYNKHYNGRIWVFSNHSTVAIVNSRIEDQFIDLNVHHHGSNMDLHISMVYGSNDAHERQRLWSGLADVSFAEPWLVLGDFNVVIQPFEKLSNNPPALQDMIEFNNCLDACSLDDLTSSGCEMTWNNKQDPHSRVWSKLDRVLEAGLSDHSLVLVHVSHDSKKVKRCSFLNSWIDHPAYLAHHSSLLGICLRKSVAPYCQRKLISDPFSAALIHQERVLVASYSHLMETERSILYQRAKVKNMQHSDCSSKYFFAMVFERHNQQVIGAIKDQHGQLHTDPPSINQAFQDYYQHLLGTSSDVADLDWDFVFLDFCKAVAHFFHCNHMSKQATSTLISLIPKKTNHAAITDYKPISCCFFPGKSGVRQGHPLSPYLFVLGMKILSRYLRTLCTLPNVSRHPKCSRINLTYLIFADDLMVFTRGGVPSVQAVQQMLHHFAAFSGLSANVEKTNIYFGGVHPDIKTAILAVTSFSEGQFPFRYLGM, from the exons ATGAAGATAGTTTCTTGGAATATTCGTGGTTTTAATTGTCCCATAAAGCATAGTGAGGTTCGTGATTATCTCAAAGATAATAATATTGACATCTTGGCTCTTTTGGAAACTAGAGTAAAAGTAAATAAGGCTTTCAAAATCCGAACAAAGTTTCAGAATTGGAGTATAATGAGTAACTACAATAAACATTACAATGGTAGGATTTGGGTCTTCTCCAACCATAGCACTGTTGCCATAGTTAATAGTAGGATTGAGGATCAATTTATTGATCTCAATGTTCATCATCATGGGTCTAATATGGATCTCCATATAAGCATGGTGTATGGAAGTAATGATGCTCATGAAAGGCAAAGGTTATGGAGTGGGTTAGCAGATGTTTCTTTTGCTGAACCTTGGTTAGTCCTTGGGGATTTTAATGTGGTCATACAGCCTTTTGAAAAACTCAGCAATAACCCTCCAGCTTTGCAGGACATGATTGAGTTCAATAATTGTCTTGATGCATGTAGTTTGGATGATCTAACTAGTTCTGGTTGTGAAATGACCTGGAATAATAAGCAAGACCCCCATTCTAGGGTCTGGTCCAAGCTGGATAGGGTCCTG GAAGCTGGATTATCTGATCATTCTCTTGTCCTGGTTCATGTTTCTCATGACAGTAAGAAGGTGAAGAGGTGTAGTTTCTTGAACAGTTGGATTGATCATCCAGCTTATCTTGCTCATCATTCTTCTTTGCTTGGCATCTGCTTGAGAAAATCTGTAGCCCCAT ACTGTCAAAGGAAGCTTATTTCTGATCCTTTCTCTGCTGCCCTTATCCATCAAGAGAGAGTACTTGTGGCCTCCTACAGTCATCTTATGGAAACTGAGCGGAGCATTTTATATCAACGAGCTAAGGTTAAGAACATGCAACACTCTGACTGTAGCTCTAAATACTTCTTTGCTATGGTTTTTGAGAGACATAATCAACAAGTTATTGGTGCCATCAAGGATCAGCATGGACAGCTTCATACTGACCCTCCCTCTATCAATCAGGCATTTCAGGATTATTACCAACACTTATTAGGCACTAGTTCTGATGTTGCTGATTTGGATTGGGACTTTGTTTTTCTG GATTTCTGTAAGGCTGTGGCTCATTTCTTTCATTGTAATCACATGTCCAAGCAGGCTACTTCCACCCTTATTTCTCTGATTCCTAAGAAAACTAACCATGCTGCTATTACTGATTACAAACCTATCTCCTGCT GTTTCTTCCCTGGTAAGAGTGGGGTTAGACAGGGTCACCCCCTTTCCCCATATCTGTTTGTTTTGGGGATGAAAATTCTTTCCAGATACCTTAGAACTCTTTGCACTCTCCCTAATGTCTCTCGTCATCCTAAGTGTAGTAGAATCAACTTGACTTATCTCATCTTTGCTGATGATCTTATGGTATTCACTAGAGGGGGCGTCCCTTCTGTTCAAGCTGTCCAACAAATGCTTCATCACTTTGCAGCTTTCTCTGGTCTTTCTGCTAATGTTGAAAAGACTAACATCTATTTTGGAGGAGTTCATCCTGACATCAAAACTGCCATCCTTGCCGTCACTAGCTTCTCTGAAGGCCAGTTCCCCTTTAGGTATCTTGgcatgtag